TCTGTTACATCACAAGGCcactcttgtttttgtttttttttgtttttgtttttgtttttgtttcttgcagtacgcgggcctctcactgttgtggcctctcccgttgcggagcacaggctccggacacgcaggctcagtggccacggctcacgggcccagccgctctgcggcatgtgggatcttcccggaccggggcacgaacccgtgtcccctgcatcggcaggcagactctcaaccactgcgccaccagggaagccccacaaggcCACTCTTGAGAGAACCTGATATTTACTTGGGCAGCTGTCTCGATGTTCTTATTTGTGTGTGCTCTTCTGTCTCTTTGGGTGCATGTCCTGACTTCCTTCTGTCGACTCTGTGTTAGGCCTCTTTCTCTTCTAGGTTCTACACATAATGCAAACCATGGCTCCCACGAAGGCAGACATATAGTGCAGTTGCCTGGCTTcactcaatttatttttaatctaggtGATTAGAGAGAACCTGGCTCATGTATAATCTTTAGAAGATTCCATTTTAAGGAAGAAGTAGAGTCACTTACTGTTGAGTGGAAGGTGATGAGAGTCCCATTTCCCTTTTCCCTGTCTCTAAGGTAATCGTTATAAGCTTCTTCATACATGGTCTGAACATGTCGTATAGCCTGAAAAATTACCAGGAAAACAAGAGGACGTGAGTGAGAAGTTTCAAACGTTCCCCTTTCATCAAGAATAAAGCCCCTCTTCCCTACCCTTCAAAAATATGGCATTTCCATATGTTTATCTGGATTTAAGTAAGGGTAATTCTGCCTATATGGAACAGGTTATAGATTCTGGAGTTTCTAATATGCTTCTGAAGATGGAAGGATAGATTAACCAAGAATAATTTTCATAGACTAGAAAGATTTCTTAGAGTGGAGGTTCTCAACCTGGAATGGACCTCAGCAACAGCTGAACcccagattcctgggccccagccaGGTGATTCTGGTACACAGCCAGGGTAGAAACCTATGCATTCTTGGGACTCCATTAGTTACAAGTACTCAAGTCTTTTCACGACATGGTTTAAAAGGTGTTCACGACCAAGGAAAACTGTTTCAGCATTCAAATATCATAGAAAATGTAGAGAATGCTTTTTCTAGTATAATTGCATGTGATCCCCAAATCCATAGGCTCTCAAGAAGTCATAAGATCCAATTCCTCTAACCTACAAATGTAACCAGCTACTTTAGAAAAATTCCAGAGGAGTTGACATTTACTTATTCTACATGTTTACcgtttttaaaatctaaaataagttCATAAACACAATATTGATGGCACATGAATTTATGTAAAATACAGTAAACTTAAGATtccattcttcctccttttccatttcactcCTCTCTTCCCCACTGCATGTTTACACCTAAAAAGACCCCTTCCTCTGTGGATTCTCCTGATAACCTATTCTGCCCACCTATAGTTTGAGCAAAAATCTTAACAAACTGGCTTCACTGGCACGCAGGAGGCTGCCTATAGTCTTTGAGGACGACCTGGCCTCTGCCCAGGCCAAACCCTAAGGACAAAGGACAGGCTAACAAGGGATGAGAATGCGTGTTCTTCCCCATCCTTCTTTCTCATACCTGCAATCTATCTCCTCCCACATTCCAAACAGGCTCATCTTAAATTAGAAATCCTTTTGTTACAAAAAACATAGGCCTCTCTATATATCTAATGAAAGCTAGGAACTATCTCCCCAGAAATATGGGTGCACCtatatgcacgcacacacatacacacatatgctaAAGTCCACACCACACTCCTAGGTTAAAAAGTTCTGCATAAACGATTATTGTGGGGGTTATTTGGCTTTGGACTATCACTGTGGGTACCAATATTCTCATGACCTTTGCCGTAAAGAGAACACTTTAACCATCgttaaaaaacaattataagtAATATTTACTTACTACATCCTTGCCTATAAAAGCAAATACTCCAGTGGTTATTTCAGCAGCAAATATCACCAATAGGCAGGTAAAAAACTGTAGAGGAGAGAAAATACTAACTTCATTAATTCAGTACCTTTTcagtttacttaacctctttgactCTAGTTCCTTTTGAAAAACACTAGGCAAGGTTATTAGTTTGAAGAGATCTAGCAGGAAGCACTTGGCCCCTTAGTTATTCATAGTTTgttcacacattcattcactcattaattcattcagcaattgtttattgagcatttgctctgtgccaggtactgtcctTGATACTGGGTGTATAGCGGTGAATAAGATAAGATCTCAGTGCCTCTGCTCTCAGGGACCTTATAGTAGAGAGAGGAGGATATGATAAATGAGTAAGCAATAAAAGAGTAAGTTAATTTCAGAGAGTGATATAGAAATCCCACAACCTAGAACAGCGCCCGGCACCCATATGTTCAGTGACTACTTGAAGAACAAAAGAGATtctataaagatgtaaaataagacCAGAAGATAGAGAGTGGCTGGTGGGactgggtttggggagggggtgacTTGAGACTGTGTGGTCTGGatggcttccctgaggaggtggaAGTGGAGGTGAAGGGTGTCCTTCTGGACAGATTTCTGTTCCAATCTCAGGGTCTGCTCTGATTAAACTAAGTTCAGTGATAAACAAGACCTGAGATGCTCAGCaacaggggaaagagaaagaatagagAACTGAGGGAATGAGTTAGGAATCTTACATGGCAAGAGATcaggagaagggcttccctggtggtgcagcggttgagaatctgcctgccaatgcaggggacacgggttcgagccctggtctgggaagatcccacatgccgctgagcaactgggcccatgcaccacaactactgagcctgcgcacctggagccttgctccacaacaaaagaggccgcgatagtgagaggtccgcgcaccgtgatgaagagtggtccccgctcgccgcagctagagaaagcccgtgcgcagaaacgaagacccgacacacccccgaaatcaatcaatcaatgaataaatttatttaaaaaaaaagagagagatcagGAGAAGCAGCCACAGTTCAAACACCAAAGGTTGCAATGAGTAAGGAGAGGCCGCCTAATAAAACTGCCATTTCTCCTCATGGAGAAACACAAAAACTTTCTTCCTGCTCCTCTTCTTTCTTAGGTCACACTGGCACTGGATGTATAGCAGTTAAcggaaattatttcatttttttttaaaaaccagaggcTACTAAACTAAATAGCCTTAAAATAAACCACAAGAGGTATGTTTGTTTAAATTACTGATCTCAAACAGCAGTACTTTTCTTATAGATAACAGTACTTCCCTGACTCTGGGAATCTTGTAGCTGCCTCACTCATTGTGAAATTTTATTAGGCACTTTTTCTCCCAAAACATCTTCACACTAATGacctaatttttgttttttttcacattttccacAGAGGTAGGGACAAAGAGAACGTCCAGCTCCCTTCAGGCCAAGTCCCTCCCCACCTCGCCCCACTTACAGATCCGAGAACACACTGGGACTCCCGCGTGGCTCCACAGCAGCCGAGGAAGCCCACGGCCATCATCAGGGCCCCCGCTCCAACCAGCACATAGAGCCCTGGGGGAAGAGGCCAGAGAAGATGCTGACTACGCAAGATCGGCTCCCTCCCCGGCACCAATGCTGCCagcccagcctctgccaccactgcCCCAGGCATCTGGCCCCGCAGGGCCTTCAGTTGTTAATATGATAAAGGTAACCCTTGTGGAAGGCTTCTTGCTGAGAGCTTCATACACCTGACTTCATATATCCTGCACAAGGATCCTGAGAGGTAGGGGCTGCTGTAATCCCCAGGGAACAAAGAAAGCCCATGCTTACAGAGGTGAAGGGAGCCGCCCAGGCTCACACAACCAGCGAGGATGGGAAGTCGCCTTTGTCCCACAGCTTACGCTTAGTCATCTGCAAGTGCCTCCTACGTGCCACGCACTTCACCTGCCAGATCTCCGCCACCCCTGTAAAGTGGGCGTTAATACCATGCACAGAGATTGGCGACAGTGGGTCCAGGGGCGGTGAGGAGCCAGTGCCAGAGCTGGGACGTGAACCTCTGCCGTCCTAGGAGCCCACGGCCCTCGTGGCACTCTGGAATTAGTGGCTGTCCCCATCTCATGAGAGGCCCTGAGGACAAAGTGTCTGGGACGGGAGGGAGGCCGTTGATCTGCCCAGGCTCAGACGGAGAAGCAGGGAGTGGGTGGAACGGAAGAGGGGAGCTTTTAGTCAAGGAGAGGGGCGGAGGGCACAGCGATGAGACAATATGGTTTTGTGTGAATGATAAACTCTAGATGGCAGTACCATATACACTGGATGCACGCAAGGTGGTAAGTGTTACAAGAAAATATCCAGTGAGGGGAGGTGATAAGGTAATATGCGCCaaataatgttattattaatataatattagctACATTTATTTTAAGGGCTTATTTTCTCCAGGCACTACTCTAAGGACCTAGCAcagatttattaatttaatcttcatgaagcaggtaccattattatctccatttttttagACAGAGGAACTGGGCCCccaaaggttaagtgacttgcccgagATCATAGAGCTGGGATAAAAACACCCATCTGCCTCTAAAGCTAGCTCATCACCATTATCCCATCCTGCCTCTCCGACAATAACAGCGGCCTTAACTCGGGTGGTCGTTTCACTTAGTTCTGAAGTCAAGCCACAGGAACAGCTGTTCCACGGAGAAAGAGAAGGGCAGAAATGTCTTGTTCTGAGAGAAATAAAAGCGAGCCagttttttacttcctttcctgATCCCGAGATAAGTTGGAACACAATATGGGGCCTGGCACTCGACTTGCTTAGAATAATACCAATCACCTCAactgtattttctgcattttgttCCTGGGAACCACTCCCATCCGCGAGAGGGCGGGCAGCTGGCGCCCCACCTCTGTGGGGGAACCCTGAGGTTGGCCTGCAGGGTGTCTCCAGGGGCCCCTCTGGGTGCTGACAGTGGTTTGTGGGCAGCCCCCTCTGTTCCCTGACAGACTAGGCGGCAGGCTGGGCTGCTCTGCTCCCTGCACCACCCAGGCTGTTCTCAGGGCCCTTTTCAGGGTCCGGGAAGCCCTGCTCTTCCGAGGTCCTGAGAcgggtatttatttatttcccaatAGGCGGGCTCAGCCacttcctcccttttccttttctctaaaaaaaataatttcatgggGAATGGATGTGGTAATGAGAGAAATGatactgtattaaaaataatactattgTTGGTCCCACTGCCGAAATaccttattgttttaaaatttttcaaagctCTTTTATTTCCATCATCTCTTTGGCTCCTCAAAACAGCACCACTAAGCAAGGCAAGTATTATACACATTTCTATTTTACTAATGGGGGTAACAGCGGCAAGAGGGCTCCAGGCTGGATACGCAAAGCCTTGAGCCCCGATTCCCACCCGAATGGAGCAGTTCCCTCACAGAATGTCTCCTGGGTGGGCCACCTTACTGTACTGATTTCTTACTTACAATGTTCATTGCCTCTTCACTGCTACATGATACAGTCTACAGATTCTGCGTGGAGTCATTAGAGACTGGAGCCACTGGGAACATTATCCATCCTACACTCCAGCCACATAGGAATTCACTATGATGTGACCCAGCCTACTCTTTTCCATGTTGTACCTCTGTGGGTTCTCATCTATGTCTCTCTCTATAGATGTTAGGTCCTTAAACAAACCTTATTCACCCTACATAGAATATGCTAGGAACAAGACAGAATTCTCGGTTAGTGTTTGTTGGATAAGAGGATAAAGAGAGATCACGCTAAATCTGAAGTTCTGGACTGGCTGTCTACTGTTGCCCATCTTTGCTTAGAGATACATGCCGGGGATACATCCCAACAAGCATCCAAGAAGCCACCAGAGGGCTGGGCTCTCCCAAGTCAGGTAGATGAGGGCATGGCTGCACACCGTGGGGAAAGCCTTCTGAGACTGTGGAATCTAGGAGAGAGGGGTGCTCCTGCGGAGGCTGGGGTACAGAGGACAGAGGCACCAGGCTCTGAGGAGGACAGACCTGCTCCCAACTGAGAACAAGCTAACTCAGCCCCTTGTCCTTCTGAAATAAGAGCTCCCCAAGAAAATTCACTTATTTGTACAATATTTCATTCTTAGGCTATCAGAATTCCAGAGCTCACAGCAAACACCCTGAAACTGCTCCAGGGGCTCTGATTCCTGAGGCCTCTCCCCAGCAAACCTCCATGTGCATGTGTGGCCACAGGACTCAGTTCAATGTCAAATGAGCACTGCTGGTTGGAGCTGATGGGAAAATCAGAAGAAATTCTACACGTGGCAAATTTCTTGGGCCTGCTGATTTCAGTTCCAAATCTGGTTGTAATACTCTGCACACCACAAGGCCACTTGTAGCTTCCAAGCATACcttatcgtttttttttttttttttgatctggcCCTCAAAacatagttgttgaatgaatgcattaatCGGCAGTCACATTTTACTTCCAAGATGGTTTCTGTAGAGCCCTCTCGCTCCCGCGGCAGCTTTGTGACAAGTGTATGACCTATTTCTCAATCCCCTATGCTTTCTGAGTCCTATTTCCCTTGagttgaaaaagagaaaacactttgATATTGCATTTTTAGCATTAGTAGCTGGGCCTTGCAATGCCAGTGATCTCCAGGTGACATGCTACCACCAATTTCCTGACAATTTCATCACTTGTCTCTGGTTTCCGATCCTTCTTTTGAAGCTAGAAGCATCATTTCAGTTAACACAGAAAGGAGACAGTGGCATCCTAAAAGCCTTGTCTGCATCaactcatttttaaatggctcCCCTTTAAGGACTGGGTAGTGACACGCTCATCAATTTCGGTGGCTTTTTGGCTGTAGATGATTTTACATACCCGCCTAATGACcatttttcctctgaaaatatttttctctgcctctgtgcaactttccctctctcccagcttGCCCTGGACacacataattatatatgtatttagaatATTGGATGGGACTTAGTTTATGGGGAAGGTAAGGACTAGGTACTGTGCAGCTGTTAGTTATTGAGTGCTGTCCTAAGAGCTGAACATACATTAGTCATGGAGTCATTCAACACTGAGTAACCACCACCATTCCCAGTGCCTCAGCTGCTCTATGCAGCATCTGTCCTTTGCCCTAGGCAGGCATTATGTCAGGAACCTGCCACCTGGAAGCCTCAGTGCTACCAGTTGGTGTCTCGCCCTGACTACATGGCATCTAAACCACCCTTTTATCTTCCCCTCTTTTACTCTCCCACATCATTGTGCCTCCCGCAGGCTGAGTCCTTCCTCAGCCTGCCCTCACTGCTGTAATgacagctgacatttattgagggctCATGACACAACAGGTACTGCGCTCAAGCCACGTTCATAGGTTAAATCATCTCATACATCAACGCTATGAGGTATGTAGAAATGGTATTCATATTTCACAGATTAGGAATCTGAGACACGGAGAACTAATTTATGGAAGATTGCATGACTAGTGAGGGGGGAAACTGGAACTGAACCCGGGGTTCTATTCCAAAGTGCACACCCTCACTCCTATGCTGCACTTTCAGAAGGAACTCAGAAGAAGCATGATTTTCTTAGCTAGAAATCTGTGAATTTTGCAATTTACAAATGGCAGGagggttcttttccttcttccttgagAAAAGTGCCCGAGGGATCTATCATTGATGATTTCTGGGTTTTCCCTTCAAAGCACATTGGTGGGAGCTAGAAATCCAGGCCTGCCGAACGCGCCTTTAGGTAAGTCCTCTTATTCCTCAGTTTTGTTATGTGTAATATGGCAATAATTATCTATTAAGTTCTTGTAAAAATGCTTTGGAGAAATTGTCTCAACAATGTAAGCTATGGCACGTGTCTGTTCTGCAATTACTAGGAATCTCAGGTACAACTAAAAATTGAGAAGTAAAACAATATTAGCAGAGTGagtcagagtttttaaaaactcaagccAGCCCCTCAGCACTCAGCGCTGGAATGCTTTCCTTA
The genomic region above belongs to Phocoena sinus isolate mPhoSin1 chromosome 1, mPhoSin1.pri, whole genome shotgun sequence and contains:
- the TSPAN2 gene encoding tetraspanin-2 isoform X3, producing MKDFSSEDSSPEYFYIGLYVLVGAGALMMAVGFLGCCGATRESQCVLGSFFTCLLVIFAAEITTGVFAFIGKDVAIRHVQTMYEEAYNDYLRDREKGNGTLITFHSTFQCCGKESSEQVQPTCPKELLGHKNCIDEIESIISVKLQLIGIVGIGIAALTIFGMIFSMVLCCAIRNSRDVI